The Streptomyces pactum genome contains a region encoding:
- a CDS encoding Lrp/AsnC family transcriptional regulator, producing MAERPEEAGGPDDAGTPPPPRPLDAIDQDILRMLQADGRASIRSVAERVHVSRANAYARINRLVEDGVIRGFGARVDHERAGHGTSAYITLKIVQNSWRTVRAQLRQLPGASHIALVGGDFDVLLLVHTPDNRALRELVLTRLQAIPEVLSTRTLLVFETEDLEPQS from the coding sequence ATGGCCGAACGCCCGGAAGAGGCCGGCGGTCCGGACGACGCCGGCACCCCGCCGCCCCCGCGCCCGCTGGACGCCATCGATCAGGACATCCTGCGCATGCTCCAGGCGGACGGCCGCGCCTCGATACGCTCGGTCGCCGAACGGGTGCACGTCTCGCGCGCCAACGCCTACGCGCGCATCAACCGGCTCGTCGAGGACGGCGTCATCCGCGGCTTCGGCGCCCGCGTCGACCACGAACGCGCGGGGCACGGCACCTCGGCGTACATCACCCTGAAGATCGTGCAGAATTCCTGGCGGACGGTCCGCGCACAGTTGCGACAGCTCCCCGGGGCCTCCCACATCGCCCTGGTGGGCGGTGACTTCGACGTCCTGCTGCTGGTGCACACCCCGGACAACCGGGCCCTGCGGGAGCTGGTGCTCACCCGCCTCCAGGCCATCCCGGAGGTGCTCAGCACGCGCACCCTGCTGGTGTTCGAGACCGAGGACCTCGAACCGCAGAGCTGA
- a CDS encoding TetR/AcrR family transcriptional regulator, with amino-acid sequence MTTAKRDTYTPETLLTVAVQVFIERGYDGTSMEHLSKAAGISKSSIYHHVAGKEELLRRAVSRALDELFGILDEEHAGVGSAAERLEYVVRRMVEVLMAELPYVTLLLRVRGNTATERWALERRREFDHRVAGLLKAAAAEGDVRADVEVRLATRLVFGMINSIVEWYRPDGPDGRGGAGEREVVDAVARLVFGGLRKAS; translated from the coding sequence ATGACCACCGCCAAGCGCGACACGTACACCCCCGAGACCCTGCTGACCGTCGCCGTCCAGGTCTTCATCGAGCGCGGCTACGACGGCACCTCCATGGAGCACCTCTCCAAGGCCGCCGGCATCTCCAAGTCGTCGATCTACCACCACGTCGCGGGCAAGGAGGAGCTGTTGCGCCGGGCCGTGAGCCGGGCCCTGGACGAGCTCTTCGGGATCCTCGACGAGGAGCACGCGGGCGTGGGGTCCGCCGCCGAGCGGTTGGAGTACGTGGTGCGGCGCATGGTCGAGGTGCTCATGGCCGAACTTCCGTACGTCACGCTGCTGCTGCGCGTGCGCGGCAACACCGCAACCGAGCGGTGGGCGCTGGAGCGGCGGCGCGAGTTCGACCACCGGGTCGCCGGGCTGCTGAAGGCCGCGGCGGCCGAGGGGGACGTCCGCGCGGACGTGGAGGTGCGGCTCGCCACCCGCCTGGTCTTCGGCATGATCAACTCGATCGTCGAGTGGTACCGCCCCGACGGTCCCGACGGCCGGGGCGGCGCGGGCGAGCGCGAAGTGGTCGACGCGGTGGCGCGGTTGGTGTTCGGGGGGCTGCGCAAGGCATCGTGA
- a CDS encoding 3-hydroxyacyl-CoA dehydrogenase, protein MTALDLSSPVAVVGTGTMGQGIAQVALVAGHPVRLYDAVPGRARAAADAIGARLDRLVEKERLTGAERDAARDRLRPAEALADLADCALVAEAVLERLDVKQELFRALEDVVGDDCLLATNTSSLSVTAIGGALRAPGRFVGLHFFNPAPLLPLVEVVSGFATDAAAATRAYETARAWGKTPVACADTPGFVVNRVARPFYAEALAVHELRAADPATIDAVLRESGGFRMGAFELTDLIGQDVNESVTHSVWESFFQDARFTPSLAQRRLVESGRLGRKSGQGWYDYRDGAERPEPHTAEPADRPAHVVVEGDLGPAAELVTLIREAGIEVRAEPEGSGSLVLPGGGRLHLTDGQTSVELGDTVHFDLALDYRRATRIALASSEHVSPRTLAEATGLFQALGKKVSVVGDVPGMIVARTVARIVDLAYDAVARGVASAHDVDTAMRLGVNYPLGPLEWGRRLGPRWVYELLGELHVREPSGRHAPSLALHRHAHTSDAGEGTPS, encoded by the coding sequence ATGACAGCACTCGACCTCAGCAGCCCCGTGGCCGTCGTCGGCACCGGCACCATGGGCCAGGGCATCGCGCAGGTGGCGCTGGTCGCGGGCCACCCCGTACGGCTGTACGACGCCGTCCCCGGGCGGGCCCGGGCGGCGGCGGACGCGATCGGCGCCCGGCTGGACCGGCTCGTCGAAAAGGAACGGCTCACCGGCGCCGAGCGGGACGCGGCGCGTGACCGGCTCAGGCCCGCCGAGGCCCTCGCCGACCTCGCCGACTGCGCGCTGGTCGCCGAGGCGGTCCTGGAGCGGCTGGACGTCAAGCAGGAGCTGTTCCGCGCGCTGGAGGACGTCGTCGGCGACGACTGCCTGCTCGCCACCAACACCTCCTCCCTGTCCGTCACCGCCATCGGCGGCGCGCTCCGTGCCCCCGGCCGCTTCGTCGGCCTGCACTTCTTCAACCCCGCGCCGCTGCTGCCGCTGGTGGAGGTGGTCTCCGGCTTCGCGACCGACGCCGCGGCGGCCACGCGCGCGTACGAGACGGCCCGCGCCTGGGGCAAGACCCCGGTCGCCTGCGCCGACACCCCCGGGTTCGTCGTCAACCGCGTCGCGCGGCCCTTCTACGCCGAGGCCCTCGCGGTCCACGAGCTGCGGGCCGCGGACCCCGCCACCATCGACGCCGTGCTGCGCGAGTCCGGCGGCTTCAGGATGGGCGCCTTCGAGCTGACCGACCTCATCGGGCAGGACGTCAACGAGTCCGTCACGCACTCCGTGTGGGAGTCGTTCTTCCAGGACGCGCGCTTCACGCCGTCGCTCGCCCAGCGCCGCCTCGTCGAGTCCGGCCGGCTCGGCCGCAAGAGCGGGCAGGGCTGGTACGACTACCGGGACGGCGCCGAGCGGCCCGAGCCGCACACCGCCGAACCGGCCGACCGGCCCGCCCACGTCGTCGTCGAGGGCGACCTGGGGCCGGCCGCCGAACTGGTCACGCTGATCCGTGAGGCGGGCATCGAGGTCCGTGCGGAGCCCGAGGGCAGCGGATCGCTCGTGCTGCCCGGCGGCGGCCGGCTCCACCTCACCGACGGGCAGACCTCGGTCGAACTCGGCGACACGGTCCACTTCGACCTCGCCCTCGACTACCGCCGGGCCACCCGCATCGCCCTCGCCTCCTCCGAGCACGTCTCGCCCCGCACCCTCGCCGAGGCCACCGGCCTCTTCCAGGCGCTCGGCAAGAAGGTCAGCGTCGTCGGCGACGTGCCCGGCATGATCGTGGCGCGGACGGTCGCGCGGATCGTCGACCTGGCGTACGACGCGGTCGCCCGGGGCGTGGCCTCGGCCCACGACGTCGACACCGCGATGCGCCTCGGCGTGAACTACCCGCTCGGGCCACTCGAGTGGGGCCGCCGGCTGGGACCCCGGTGGGTGTACGAGCTGCTCGGCGAGCTGCACGTGCGTGAGCCCTCCGGGCGCCACGCCCCGTCCCTCGCGCTCCACCGCCACGCGCACACCTCCGACGCAGGGGAGGGCACCCCCTCATGA
- the paaN gene encoding phenylacetic acid degradation protein PaaN yields the protein MAAELTAHQLIAQHRPTLDLALETIRTRAYWSPHPEHPKAYGEDGTLDMAAGKAAFDALRGTRLDLGQPGTDDWVGGEVSPYGVELGVEYPHADLDVLLPAMKAGQKAWRDAGAELRAMVCLEILRRIADRTMEFAQAVMHTSGQAFMMAFQAGGPHAQDRGMEAVAYAYVEQVRTPDTAEWTKPQGKRDPLALTKQFTPVPRGIGLVIGCNTFPTWNGYPGLFASLATGNAVLVKPHPRAVLPLALTVQVARDVLTEAGFDPNLVALAAERPGEGIAKTLATRPEIRIIDYTGSTAFGDWLEANARQAQVFTEKAGVNTVIVESTDDYKGMLANLAFSLSLYSGQMCTTPQNLLIPRDGIRTDQGAKTYDEVTADLARAVDGLLGDDARANALLGAIVNPDVKARLEAAAGLGEVALASREVANPDFPDAVVRTPVIVKLDGAKPDDEAAYTSECFGPVSFAVAVDSAGHAVDLLRHSIREKGAMTVGAYTTDAEVERSVQEVCLEEAAQLSLNLTGGVYVNQTAAFSDFHGSGGNPAANAALCDGAFVANRFRVVEVRRQA from the coding sequence ATGGCCGCCGAACTCACCGCACACCAGTTGATCGCCCAGCACCGGCCGACCCTGGACCTGGCGCTGGAGACGATCCGCACGCGCGCGTACTGGTCCCCCCACCCCGAGCACCCCAAGGCCTACGGGGAGGACGGCACTCTGGACATGGCGGCGGGCAAGGCCGCCTTCGACGCCCTGCGCGGCACCCGCCTCGACCTCGGCCAGCCCGGCACCGACGACTGGGTCGGCGGCGAGGTCTCCCCGTACGGCGTGGAGCTGGGCGTGGAGTACCCGCACGCCGACCTCGACGTGCTGCTGCCCGCCATGAAGGCCGGCCAGAAGGCGTGGCGGGACGCGGGCGCGGAGCTGCGCGCGATGGTCTGCCTGGAGATCCTGAGGCGGATCGCCGACCGGACGATGGAATTCGCCCAGGCGGTCATGCACACCTCCGGACAGGCCTTCATGATGGCCTTCCAGGCGGGCGGCCCGCACGCCCAGGACCGCGGCATGGAGGCCGTGGCCTACGCGTACGTGGAGCAGGTCCGCACCCCCGACACGGCCGAGTGGACCAAGCCGCAGGGCAAGCGCGACCCGCTCGCGCTGACCAAGCAGTTCACGCCGGTCCCGAGGGGCATCGGCCTCGTCATCGGCTGCAACACCTTCCCGACCTGGAACGGCTACCCGGGCCTGTTCGCCTCCCTCGCCACCGGCAACGCGGTCCTGGTCAAGCCCCACCCCCGCGCGGTGCTGCCGCTCGCGCTCACCGTCCAGGTGGCCCGCGACGTGCTCACCGAGGCCGGCTTCGACCCGAACCTGGTCGCGCTGGCCGCCGAGCGCCCCGGCGAGGGCATCGCCAAGACCCTGGCGACCCGCCCCGAGATCCGGATCATCGACTACACCGGCTCCACCGCCTTCGGCGACTGGCTGGAGGCCAACGCCCGCCAGGCCCAGGTCTTCACCGAGAAGGCCGGCGTCAACACGGTGATCGTGGAGTCCACCGACGACTACAAGGGAATGCTCGCCAACCTGGCCTTCTCGCTGTCCCTCTACAGCGGCCAGATGTGCACCACCCCGCAGAACCTGCTGATCCCCCGCGACGGCATCCGCACCGACCAGGGCGCCAAGACCTACGACGAGGTGACCGCCGACCTCGCGCGGGCCGTCGACGGTCTCCTGGGTGACGACGCCCGCGCCAACGCCCTGCTCGGTGCCATCGTCAACCCGGACGTCAAGGCCCGCCTGGAGGCCGCCGCCGGGCTCGGCGAGGTCGCCCTCGCCTCCCGTGAGGTGGCCAATCCGGACTTCCCGGACGCGGTCGTGCGCACCCCGGTGATCGTCAAGCTGGACGGCGCCAAGCCCGACGACGAGGCCGCCTACACCAGCGAGTGCTTCGGCCCCGTCTCCTTCGCCGTCGCCGTCGACTCCGCCGGCCACGCCGTGGACCTGTTGCGGCACAGCATCCGGGAGAAGGGCGCGATGACCGTCGGCGCGTACACGACCGACGCCGAGGTCGAGCGGTCCGTGCAGGAGGTCTGCCTCGAGGAGGCGGCCCAGCTCTCCCTGAACCTCACCGGCGGGGTGTACGTCAACCAGACGGCCGCCTTCTCCGACTTCCACGGCTCGGGCGGCAACCCGGCGGCCAACGCCGCCCTGTGCGACGGCGCCTTCGTGGCCAACCGCTTCCGGGTGGTGGAGGTCCGCCGCCAGGCCTGA
- a CDS encoding TrmH family RNA methyltransferase, translated as MTDPGPDADPLAAWRRYAGPCVLLDGFHALKHALRFGAEVPVAVTGDRAGALALAEELAPDVRDALDGLLAEVGQEAYASLVPRPHPTAVAALAVRPSRAAGLRALAHRPRRTPVVVLDQPRNLGNAGAVIRLAAGFGATGVVTTGPLDPWHPTVVRGGAGLHFATAVERLDVGELPAGPVFALDPEGEDIRGLRLPDDALLAFGSERSGLSRELRARADHLVALPMRPQVSSYNLATSVAMTLYHWSATGDAPRVP; from the coding sequence ATGACCGACCCCGGCCCCGATGCCGACCCGCTGGCCGCCTGGCGCCGGTACGCCGGACCGTGCGTGCTGCTCGACGGATTCCACGCCCTCAAGCACGCGCTGCGTTTCGGCGCCGAGGTCCCGGTGGCCGTCACCGGCGACCGCGCGGGCGCCCTCGCCCTCGCCGAGGAGCTGGCGCCCGACGTACGGGACGCGCTGGACGGTCTGCTGGCCGAGGTGGGGCAGGAGGCGTACGCCTCCCTCGTGCCGCGCCCGCATCCCACCGCCGTGGCCGCCCTGGCCGTACGGCCCTCGCGGGCGGCCGGCCTGCGGGCGCTGGCGCACAGGCCCCGCCGTACGCCGGTCGTGGTGCTGGACCAGCCGCGCAACCTGGGCAACGCGGGGGCGGTGATCCGGCTGGCCGCCGGTTTCGGGGCGACCGGTGTGGTCACCACGGGCCCGCTCGACCCGTGGCATCCCACGGTGGTGCGCGGCGGGGCGGGGCTGCACTTCGCGACGGCCGTGGAGCGCCTGGACGTCGGGGAACTGCCGGCCGGGCCCGTCTTCGCCCTGGACCCGGAGGGCGAGGACATCCGCGGGCTGAGGCTGCCGGACGACGCGCTGCTGGCGTTCGGCTCCGAGCGCAGCGGACTCTCGCGGGAGCTGCGCGCACGTGCCGACCATCTGGTGGCGCTGCCGATGCGCCCCCAGGTCTCCAGCTACAACCTCGCGACCAGTGTGGCCATGACGCTGTACCACTGGAGCGCCACCGGGGACGCACCGCGGGTGCCCTAG
- a CDS encoding HTTM domain-containing protein, translating into MNGIVPSVSRGIARVTGASLGPYQTAVIRIGFSATWLLFLLRELPHRHELYGPDSPWGHDLAEQLIADNGAFTALMWSDGRAWFEIVYALAVLSSVLLLLGWRTRTMSVLFMVGVLSLQNRSVFMGDGGDNVLHLMSIYLVLTRCGQVWSLDARRARRAGEARARGERVVDRAGPVLWCVLGFALLTVTLAGGLDGDWFVPALLWAVWVAQGVWWAAGRGAKGGEPRILLDVVTNIVHNGALVVIMAEACLIYATAGWYKIQGSRWQDGTAVYYPLHLDYFSPWPALSDALAANGTMVMLITYGTVAVQVAFPFTLFNRRVKNVLLVAMMTEHAVIAVVLGLPFFSLAMIAADAVFLPTSFLRRLGNRAARARGRLLDRLPGRLAAGYGHGPAATVPRPRARVGDEDTGHRGAGAIDAQDSGAQDSGARDSGAQDKDAGNEDAGDEKGAERRHVGFRA; encoded by the coding sequence GTGAACGGCATCGTCCCCTCGGTCTCCCGCGGTATCGCCCGCGTCACCGGCGCCTCGCTCGGCCCGTACCAGACGGCCGTGATCCGCATCGGCTTCAGCGCCACCTGGCTGCTCTTCCTCCTGCGCGAACTCCCCCACCGCCACGAGCTCTACGGCCCCGACAGCCCCTGGGGCCACGACCTCGCCGAGCAACTGATCGCGGACAACGGCGCCTTCACGGCGCTGATGTGGTCCGACGGGCGGGCCTGGTTCGAGATCGTCTACGCGCTGGCCGTCCTGAGCAGCGTGCTGCTCCTGTTGGGCTGGCGTACCCGCACCATGTCCGTCCTCTTCATGGTCGGCGTGCTCTCGCTGCAGAACCGCAGTGTCTTCATGGGGGACGGCGGCGACAACGTCCTGCACCTGATGAGCATCTACCTGGTCCTCACGCGCTGCGGTCAGGTGTGGTCGCTGGACGCCCGCCGGGCGCGGCGCGCGGGGGAGGCACGCGCGCGCGGGGAGCGGGTCGTGGACCGGGCCGGTCCGGTGCTGTGGTGCGTGCTCGGGTTCGCGCTGCTCACGGTGACGCTGGCGGGCGGGCTGGACGGCGACTGGTTCGTTCCGGCGCTGTTGTGGGCGGTGTGGGTCGCACAGGGCGTGTGGTGGGCCGCGGGGCGCGGGGCGAAGGGCGGCGAGCCGCGGATCCTGCTCGACGTGGTCACCAACATCGTGCACAACGGCGCGCTGGTCGTGATCATGGCCGAGGCCTGTCTGATCTACGCGACCGCGGGCTGGTACAAGATCCAGGGCTCGCGCTGGCAGGACGGCACCGCGGTCTACTACCCGCTGCACCTGGACTACTTCTCGCCCTGGCCCGCTCTCTCCGACGCGCTGGCCGCCAACGGCACGATGGTCATGCTGATCACCTACGGCACGGTCGCCGTGCAGGTCGCCTTCCCGTTCACGCTGTTCAACCGCCGGGTCAAGAACGTGCTGCTGGTCGCCATGATGACCGAGCACGCGGTGATCGCCGTGGTGCTGGGGCTGCCGTTCTTCTCGCTGGCGATGATCGCCGCGGACGCGGTCTTCCTGCCGACCTCGTTCCTGCGCCGACTGGGTAACCGGGCGGCACGCGCGCGCGGCCGGCTGCTGGACCGGCTTCCGGGCAGGTTGGCGGCCGGGTACGGCCACGGCCCTGCGGCGACGGTGCCCCGGCCCCGTGCACGGGTGGGCGACGAGGACACCGGGCACCGGGGCGCCGGGGCCATCGACGCCCAGGACTCGGGCGCCCAGGACTCGGGCGCGCGGGACTCGGGCGCGCAGGACAAAGACGCCGGGAACGAAGACGCCGGGGACGAGAAGGGCGCCGAGCGCAGGCACGTAGGCTTCCGGGCATGA
- a CDS encoding DUF5819 family protein: protein MDAYDTGSDAGQGRDGQGDRGTPDRSDRSDRADRPDHPGHPGHPAGSDHPEGLESSEDPVGADGGPREAGGTDRTGVAGVAGGTGSGATGGTGEVGAGEVGTGPAAGVLAVAPKPRTGVAALSPRYQVGAVAALAVVAVAVCAHLGLVFLHVAPSNTLTKQHGAAVDEWVFPEFEQNWKLFAPNPLQQNVSVQLRAEVSTADGAIRTTGWYDLSAEDGRGIDGNPLPSHTQQNELRRAWDFFVASHDSEDRPVGLRGTLSEDYLRRIAALRLERNDAAGTGGVVERVQYRSRTTNVAPPSWSGEKVSDRPTYRELPWWPVSGDAEAGDAKAGDAEAGDVREGGAA from the coding sequence ATGGACGCGTACGACACAGGCTCGGACGCCGGGCAGGGGCGGGACGGGCAAGGAGACCGGGGCACACCGGATCGGTCGGACCGGTCGGACCGGGCGGATCGCCCTGATCACCCCGGTCACCCCGGTCACCCGGCAGGTTCGGATCACCCGGAGGGTTTGGAGAGTTCGGAGGATCCGGTCGGGGCGGATGGCGGTCCCCGAGAGGCCGGTGGGACTGACAGGACCGGTGTGGCCGGTGTGGCCGGTGGGACTGGGAGTGGTGCAACCGGCGGGACCGGCGAGGTCGGGGCCGGCGAGGTGGGAACCGGTCCGGCGGCCGGCGTCCTCGCGGTCGCCCCGAAGCCCCGTACCGGTGTCGCCGCGCTCTCTCCGCGCTACCAGGTCGGTGCCGTGGCCGCCCTCGCGGTCGTCGCCGTCGCCGTCTGCGCACACCTGGGCCTCGTGTTCCTGCACGTGGCCCCGTCGAACACCCTCACCAAGCAGCACGGTGCCGCCGTGGACGAGTGGGTCTTCCCGGAGTTCGAACAGAACTGGAAGCTCTTCGCACCCAACCCGCTCCAGCAGAACGTCTCCGTCCAGCTCCGCGCGGAGGTGAGCACGGCGGACGGCGCGATACGCACGACCGGCTGGTACGACCTGTCCGCCGAGGACGGCCGGGGTATCGACGGCAATCCGCTGCCGAGCCACACCCAGCAGAACGAACTCCGCCGGGCCTGGGACTTCTTCGTCGCCTCCCACGACTCCGAGGACCGTCCCGTGGGCCTGCGGGGCACGCTGTCCGAGGACTACCTGCGCCGCATCGCGGCCCTGCGCCTGGAGCGGAACGACGCGGCCGGAACGGGCGGTGTCGTCGAGCGCGTCCAGTACCGCTCCCGGACCACCAACGTGGCGCCACCGTCGTGGAGCGGTGAGAAGGTCTCCGACCGGCCGACCTACCGCGAGCTGCCCTGGTGGCCGGTGTCCGGCGACGCGGAGGCAGGCGACGCGAAGGCAGGCGACGCCGAGGCCGGCGACGTGCGGGAAGGGGGCGCCGCGTGA